Genomic segment of Porites lutea chromosome 13, jaPorLute2.1, whole genome shotgun sequence:
CAATGCTTTCAAGCAGTATATTCTGAAATCTCCTATGAGTAACATGATTTTTCTCAGTATGAAGGCTTGacatttggaaacaaaaaaagatgaagTCACAGTTGGTATATTCATACGATTGATACCATGGGGAAAGCATTGCATAACATACTGACTTGTATCCCATACCACTCTCCTTAGTATGACTTGTAAGATGACGAAACCTTTATATTTATACAAGTAAATTGCATGAAAGTGGCTTTTAACCCTAGCAAAGCTTGAGTATAATCTGAAGTGTGCAAAAtatcttgtgaaaaaaaaagaataaggcTCTATAAAGAGCTTTTTCCTCACTTTCATTATTATTCTTAAACTCTCCTCTGAGTGAGAGTTTAAGTAGTTTCTTTGGATTTAAGCAGAAGCTTATTGCTCTCTAGATTGCCTAAGAAATTGAAATGAACTGAAAGCTTTAATTAATCTTCCAGGGAAGAGAATCCTTCACCTTCCCAGAGCGCATTCACTTCTTCTTGCACTCGGTGATCTGTTGggaataaaatgataaaataatattgtacatTTTTTACTTTATCTCTGCATTTCAGTGACAATTCACCATTAACGCACGATCTTTGTCCAGTATGGTGGAAATTTAAACTTGATGCTTTAGAGAAAACACTGTTCAGCTGtaataaaatcatcattttgtgccTTAAACCTTTTTTTGATTTCAAATGACTGTTTAATCATGAACAACCGCTGTGTTTGTGGAAAATGTCTATGTCTATGATGGCATAGCCACAGTCTATGCCATGACGCAGTCGCTCAGTGTCTTCATTCACAGACAATCTTATAAGGGAGGCTGAGGTGGCATCACCAGTGAACTCTCAGCCTGCATGGACCAAGACAAAAAGAGTGGTCTAGCTCGGCTGAGGCTGTCTGAATGAATGAATCAGTGAATAAATGATGGCATATCAATGCTTGAGTAGGAAATAACTAATCATCAATAAGTTACTTACAGATATCATCAAAAGCCTCTGTCACTTCTCCAAGTTGTGTCAACCTATCATCCAACTCTTCCATCTTCTTTTTATAAACTTCAAACTTTTGTTCATTGTtggctttcttttgtttatcaTGGCTGTAAAAGTCTTCATACTTCTTCAATTTCTCCACAATCTCAGCAACAATGACTTTTAGCCCACTTCTAGCCTTctgcttcttttcttctttcagaTCTGTGATCTGTAGTCAAGGGAAACAAGGTTTAATATGATTTCTCCATGACTGTTTAATTCTATTAATCACTTCCATTTGATATATTAAGGTGGAATTCTATCAATGCTGAGAGCATAATAGAtactaaattattattaatatgtacatgtacacaaTTACATAAACAAAAGAAGCTGTGCTTAGCTCAATAAATTTAACATTTACACATTTCCTCATACTCTAAACGTGTTTGGACACATCACACTGTCTTTATTCCATGTTAGCATGGACCTTAATGATTGCTGTAGAGTGAGTACTATATATGCCCCCCTTACAATGACTTGAAATCATTTTATGGGGGTATTTGTTAGCATTtaattttgacagttttgacAGACCTGTTTTTTGAGGTATTTTAGGTTGTTTTGACAGTCTTCTATGCACTGCTTGCTCTCTACAGCAGCCGCTGCAGTTGCATCTCGCAAGCGTCTATGGGCTGCAATGTCTTTCTCATGGAGttccttttcttccttccttttgCTTTCAATGGATGCTTCCATTAGTTTGCTGGAACCATCTAAAGAAGAATAATTATATTGACACAACACAtcataagtttttttttgttttcgttaaCTGGTTTTCTTTCCAATTTGTCAATATTAAATGTAATAACTATATTAGTAGTCCATGACTGACATTAATCCTTTGGGCTTTCCTTTTTGTTGTAGCACAGGAATTTTTCTGTGAAGCACCTGCTCTTATTGGTTACTTCAAAGTCACTTAGcatctaacaatgaaaatgCGTCCCATCAAAAGTCTCTGAGTGGGAAACACCGCAAAATTTGTGTATttgaagaagtttttttttaaaattttatttcagtgaattttttttggtgggaaacaaaattactaactcccccccccccctgcaacCAGTCCAACAACTGTCAGAAATACGCCGGTAGAGAAACTCAGTTCCTTACAGTTTTGGTTTTTAAGGGCTCAACATCACAAGTGATAGCATTGTTTCATACACTGAAGGAAATTAAGGgacaaaggaaaaaaggttCTGGTTGAATGACCTGTTTAATGCCAGAATCATTACAAACCACAACTCCCTGTTAGTGACAGTTCTTTTTGCACAGCAATTTTATAAACCAGAggtcttttcttcttcttcagtcaagctttttcaagtaaaaaaagaaagaagtcaTGTCTGACCTTTAAATTCCAACAGAACATACAGTGCAGCCTGGCACTTGTCATGTAGGTCCTGGATTTGTTGTTGCCACTTCTCTAGCTCATCCCTGGCTTTTTGCTCTGTCTGTGGGTGAACAAATTATAGTTATAGGGTATCATTGAAAAGGTCAACTCATCGTTCCAGATGAGATGATTAACCACACTCCTTATACACATCAGTTCATAGATCTGAACATAAAAGTACGCCATTATTATATGCACTTAGTAGGCCAAGATTCAACAGCTCAgaagttcttttggttttattttcttcttgtcCTATGAAGATAGTCAGAGGTCGTGCTCATGACAACCATGGAATCCTTGGCCCTGGCCCGTAATAACAGCCCAGGAAAAGCAAAGCTTGGAACTCTTAGgtattcctaggaattccatgTTCCAATTACCTTGAAATTCCACACCTATATTCCAAGGAATTCTTAGGAATTTTTAAGAATTCCTAAGAAtaaattcctaggaattcttagcTTCAATGCACAAGGGCAAGAGTGTTTTAAAAAGTTGACAGACCTCAGCTAGTCCAAATACTATCAAGCTGTTCAATTAATAAATGAACACCTCCTTAATCACAGAGTGACATTATAATCTCAGACTGTAGTTGCTAACTTTTTTTGAGTCAAATATGTCAGATGATTTTCGTCTTGTCATGACTGCAATTTCTGAAAATGTCCCAGCGACCCAAGCCAATATcaatagttattttttaaacacTCTGAACATTGTTGAAATAGTGTGAAGATGATCCAACAATCTTTGAGCACTTCAATCAGAAACTATTTCAAGCGTGACAATATTGTTTTAGCATGTTGAGGTACAGTTAGGACAGAATAAAGTCAACATTAAGCTTAAGTGCCTTTAGTTTCTGGATTATTTTCTAGGAAATTGAATCTTTGTTATTAATTATGACTTGTTCAAGAACAATTGATCTGGATTTGTCAGTCAGGTGggagaaattgtccttgatgcaTGAGATAGGTGCCGTTAAGTCTGCAAGGGTGATACTCATGCATAATGCATAAGAATTGGTAGGTATATATTAAGGTTCCAAAATTCCAAATAATTCCAAAACTTTAATAACTCAGCTAGATGTATATCACCCACTTTAATCTCACCAACTCAGCTGtttcttgaattttctttctctgaTTCCTTTCTTCGTCCAACTGCCTTTCCTGGTCTTTGAGTTCATTCAGACGCTGCTGTAGCTTGTCTTGTTCAGCTTTGTTCTCCCGTAATTCTTTGCACAAAATGTTGTCTTTCTCTTTGTACTTCTTGCAGGTTATCTCTGCAGACTGTCGAAGAGTGTCaagatttttacctttttaaatgaaaaaagagaaaataacacTGTTTTATGACAGATTCTTGATACAAGTGTAACTCTGAAGCTTTATTAGTTATCAACATCACCTCTGAAGTCCTCTAAATAATGATTTGACATGGaggataattaatttttttgttgaaagtAGGATCAATATATATTAATGATGACAGCACTAAATGATGAGGACATGTgttattcaatattttttaacaGTGTTGATTATTCAATAAGCTGTATATATATTGATAATATTTACCTATTGTACCAATGTCAACCTCACAGTTCTCAGTCATCATGTTCAAATCTTCAATCTCCCTGTTTATATCTTCATCAAGTTCTTGTCTTTTGTTAATGAACTTTTGTAGAGTTTGTGCCTCTTCCATCCTTGTTTGTCGGTCTAGTACTCTTTTGACATCATGCTCTCCTCTTGATATAGCGATATCTGTAATGCAGGATTTTATGGATAACATTAATATGGGTCCGGATAATCTGTgagccagcgagccatgcgAAGCGTGCGAGCCATGCGAGGCATGCGAGCCATaggaaaatataaatttttaataatattctaattGGAAATAGTTTGTTTTGTAATTGGTTTTGCTGCTGGAAATGTGCTTTCAATCGCGACTATTAAACCGCGATGGCTCACGCGGTGGCCATGTTATTTTGGACGCGAACAGTCTGGGTCGAGGGAGAGCGACAAATTTTGACTTTCTCTCCCCTCTCTGATAGTCTTTCTTTCCTGTTTCGTTCTTACGAACCGTTCAGCGTGCTCGTGGCCGGATCTTCAAAAAATCTTCAATCCTTTTGGACAATCCAGTTCAGTAGAATCAATCTAGCAATAAACTGCTTCTAAAAGTGAGTATTTACCTGATTGACCTTTGCTTTAGTCTGTTGTCAGCTGTCGAAAGCTCTAGACTCTCTCATTGAAAGGTGTTCGTCGGACCCAGCTAAAATGATGAACTTCAAAAAATGGTGGTGGAGAAGAAGAGCGCGCTGGCAGCTTAACTGtcttttcttgaagttttttaaaagtggCATACCACGTAATCAAGAGAAAGGATTTAGAAATGTGTTAGAAACGCTTTGCGTGTTTTGAAAACGATACGGTTTTATTGTTCGTGTAGATAGGTTTTCAGATGGCTCGCATGGCTCGCTGCCATGGCTCGCATGGCTCGCTTGTATGActcgcatggctcgctggctcgcatggctcgctggctcgcacTCTATCCAAACTCCATTAATATTGTCCTGAGTGGAAGCAAGGCAGAACTCAGTTACAGTAAtataatttaattattataagaACTTGTGGTAAATAAATATGTAGCCTTTGGtttattatataataatattacataCACTGGGGTGCAACTTAGGAAAAGTAATAGTTGAccttttttattcaattataCCTTCAACAATTGTTTTCAGAGCAATTTGAGCCATTGATGCCCTTTTTTTCAACCAGGTTAATTAGTCATATAATTACTATATATTAGGGATATCACTGGGCTGAGAATTTGTAGTTATACGACAGCTTAGGGAGAACTTTGTAACCTACTAAATTCATTTTGGTTTTTATACCATCTGGATTTTCAATATTAAGTCTGGCACTATTAATTGGTTTAATATTCAACAACATTAACTTTATTATATTAAACAAAGATAATTACATCAATATGGGGAATTTAGGAAACCCTTACGGGCTTTTAAAAGATTGCcctattgtttatttatttatttatttattttttaaatcaggTCTGGACGCCATATGCAGCATACTGATTATTTAATTGATTAATAACATTACTAAAATTAGGGATCTCCAATTTTTGAAAGAGCAGCTTTGATAATTCAGTGTACGAGGAAAAAGTTATCACACACACTcctttcttttgaattttgattaGACTATCAAGTCTTGTTTTGTAATTATTACCCCAGACAATATTACCATAAATAAGGTGAGGGTATATCAATGAGAAATACAGACTTAATAATAAATCCTTCCCTATAAAATGGCAAGCCTTGCATAAAATTCCTACTGTTTTTGCTATTTTACATGTTACAGTAGTTTATATGATTTTTCCACGTCAGATGCTCATCAATCCTTACTTCTAAGAACTTAGTGTTATGTACCTGTTTTATTTCATATTCATTCAGCATAATCTTCAATTCTCTCTTACATTTTTTCTTATGGGATTGAAATATAATATACAGTCgacttccgataactcgaaccttcaagggaaatcgaaaaaggttcgagttatcgggagctcaaagaaaatagccgggaataagggaaaaaacagtttttactgcaccgTGAGTATTCTAATCACATTTAATAGTAAAAATGTtgagtgaaaattgaaagatactgttagattataaatcagaacgtaaagTAACAAAACgttgcctaaatagagcatgcattttactttttgagaagtaaagctatTTCACGTTATATTTGTggcaaacaacatcagcctccactatcgatccactagtaaactatatgcctacaatacgtcaatgggaaattcaaaattcaatgtttcggaggcagtacactcttttttcccgactttttaagggctcaaaacatggtttgagttatcaagggtaaaattatagagatatgatctgaggggaaacaaaaattacgtTGAGTTAGTTagtttcgagttatcgagggttcgagttaccgagggtaaaaaattacagtaaatgtatgacggaaatccaggggaaatcgattttggttcgagttagtgcgaggttcgagttagcgagggttccagttatcgggagtcaactgtagttagttttctttACGTTCAAAGTTAATTGATTGTTTACAAGCCGTACTTGTACACATTTAATTTCCCCATTTACATGGGTTTCAAGTCCTTCAATATTCTTAATTGCCAGAAATAAACAGATTAGTATCATCGGCAAATAATATGAAAGATAACAAATGTGAGCATGTATGAATATCATTTTATAAATAACAGAAACAGCAGCGGTCCTAGTGCAGAGCCTGGAGGCACTCcatattttattgatttgttttcagaatagGTGGAATTGTATTTAACAATTTGCTGCCTATCGGCAAGATAATTTCTGAACCAGTCATTACATAGACCTCTTATGCCATAAAATCCTAATTTCTGCAACAGTATGTTGTGATTTATGGTGTCAAATGCTGTAGATAGGTCCAGGAAGATTCATTGTTCTCAATTAttgccattttcattttttcagtgaGTTTCATGGTTCAAAAAGAGGTTGAATGCTTACTTCTAAATCCATACTGATGTCCATATAGAATGCTGTTTTCCTCAATGTAATCTAAAAGCCTTTTGTACATCAGCTTTTCCAAAATCTTTGAAAAGCAAGTTAAAACAGATATGGGTCTGTGGTTGGTAAGTTGTTTGTTGTCATTTGCTCTGTAGACTGGCATTACTAGTGAGACTTTTAGTTCATGAGGGATCTTGCCAGTACTAAAACTTAAATTGAATATGTGGGTTAACAACTCACTTATATAATTTCCAATACATTGCAGCACCTTTAATTAGACTCAACCTGTCAATGccaaaacctttttttgtattataattgttatttccTTTAATTGCAACCTCATTAATATTGTCATTTCATTcagaaacattgaatttatgtAGGTACCTCTTAAATGGTTCATGACATTTGCTGAACTTCTGTTAAATTTTTTCGCAAGACTCAATCCAACGTTGATAAAATACTCATTAAATTGATCAGCAATTTCTAAAGGATCACTGATTGCTTTACCATTATTTAGAAAATCTTGAGGTAAAGCAGTTTTATATTTATGCATGCTTACAATTTCATTCAGTGTTTGCCACGTTTGCTTTAAATTACCCCATTAAATTTCTTATTGTAAAAGTTCTTCGCCTTCCTTACCAGATGATTAAGCTTATTTCTGTACGTTTTATATCAATGTCCTCATTTtcttaacccattcacccctgaaccgcccgtaaccgcccgtgcggatccaggtcctttctaccctttgtgacgtcatcagttttaacggtcaaggacaactttcttcggtaacttgtgcagagtgaagagatctttcaaaccataccagaatgaccacaattcagtcaaggacaccggagaaagaagcaaaaaaccacgtgacaaggacctgaaaatctccatgaaaatcttgttccattacccacctacctttcctttcacctaatcctaagatcctaaaagctttcctaaaaactcttcccaccaaaatgaagcctactaaatgcccagcaagagaaaaaaaaaatgaggcaagaaaagcgaaaaaagaagggaggagagaaagcgaaaagtaaaagtcaagactgctgtgtcacttttaaacccaaaaactatgtcgaaattttgctttctgcgcatgcccgaacttcgcaagctgatattttgcatctggatcagaaggccgccaagtgtacgacctgtagaccggtttgtggtaagttttagctctttatagcacgacagtgaccagaaaaccactcgactagcttcaaaacgcgtttttcggcaaaatctccaggagcgaatgggttaagcaaagtaccaagctttttgaaaaaaatccacttttcagcataaaacaaccaaatctgtctatttcaagtaaaatcaggtgaaaaagttggtaaaaggccatttttaggttttttgattaacccattcacccctgaaccgcccgtaaccgcccgtgcggatccaggtcctttctaccctttgtgacgtcatcagttttaacggtcaaggacaactttcttcggtaacttgtgcagagtgaagagatctttcaaaccataccagaatgaccacaattcagtcaaggacaccggagaaagaagcaaaaaaccacgtgacaaggacctgaaaatctccatgaaaatcttgttccattacccacctacctttcctttcacctaatcctaagatcctaaaagctttcctaaaaactcttcccaccaaaatgaagcctactaaatgcccagcaagagaaaaaaaaaatgaggcaagaaaagcgaaaaaagaagggaggagagaaagcgaaaagtaaaagtcaagactgctgtgtcacttttaaacccaaaaactatgtcgaaattttgctttctgcgcatgcccgaacttcgcaagctgatattttgcatctggatcagaaggccgccaagtgtacgacctgtagaccggtttgtggtaagttttagctctttatagcacgacagtgaccagaaaaccactcgactagcttcaaaacgcgtttttcggcaaaatctccaggagcgaatgggttaagcaaagtaccaagctttttgaaaaaaatccacttttcagcataaaacaaccaaatctgtctatttcaagtaaaatcaggtgaaaaagttggtaaaaggccatttttaggttttttgattaacccattcacccctgaaccgcccgtaaccgcccgtgcggatccaggtcctttctaccctttgtgacgtcatcagttttaacggtcaaggacaactttcttcggtaacttgtgcagagtgaagagatctttcaaaccataccagaatgaccacaattcagtcaaggacaccggagaaagaagcaaaaaaccacgtgacaaggacctgaaaatctccatgaaaatcttgttccattacccacctacctttcctttcacctaatcctaagatcctaaaagctttcctaaaaactcttcccaccaaaatgaagcctactaaatgcccagcaagagaaaaaaaaaatgaggcaagaaaagcgaaaaaagaagggaggagagaaagcgaaaagtaaaagtcaagactgctgtgtcacttttaaacccaaaaactatgtcgaaattttgctttctgcgcatgcccgaacttcgcaagctgatattttgcatctggatcagaaggccgccaagtgtacgacctgtagaccggtttgtggtaagttttagctctttatagcacgacagtgaccagaaaaccactcgactagcttcaaaacgcgtttttcggcaaaatctccaggagcgaatgggttaagcaaagtaccaagctttttgaaaaaaatccacttttcagcataaaacaaccaaatctgtctatttcaagtaaaatcaggtgaaaaagttggtaaaaggccatttttaggttttttgattaacccattcacccctgaaccgcccgtaaccgcccgtgcggatccaggtcctttctaccctttgtgacgtcatcagttttaacggtcaaggacaactttcttcggtaacttgtgcagagtgaagagatctttcaaaccataccagaatgaccacaattcagtcaaggacaccggagaaagaagcaaaaaaccacgtgacaaggacctgaaaatctccatgaaaatcttgttccatt
This window contains:
- the LOC140923415 gene encoding uncharacterized protein gives rise to the protein MEAVDNQIVIVDPREFGEDSIELVAADISAENERSYDAEKKDIRETEAIPMNTRGKLYFSDQEGLDVSRNKVQSRPKIDEKIKGHMTTLEEILQTPEFGTFHNTGKEVNERLLSAIEYASKNSTSLNAVNDLLGSCFAVLLEACHGVADKFVLSDDVVTALADFKRCERERYDLLKKTEMDSAEEKRKAGEDLLDIAISRGEHDVKRVLDRQTRMEEAQTLQKFINKRQELDEDINREIEDLNMMTENCEVDIGTIGKNLDTLRQSAEITCKKYKEKDNILCKELRENKAEQDKLQQRLNELKDQERQLDEERNQRKKIQETAELTEQKARDELEKWQQQIQDLHDKCQAALYVLLEFKDGSSKLMEASIESKRKEEKELHEKDIAAHRRLRDATAAAAVESKQCIEDCQNNLKYLKKQITDLKEEKKQKARSGLKVIVAEIVEKLKKYEDFYSHDKQKKANNEQKFEVYKKKMEELDDRLTQLGEVTEAFDDIYHRVQEEVNALWEGEGFSSLED